In the genome of Tripterygium wilfordii isolate XIE 37 chromosome 19, ASM1340144v1, whole genome shotgun sequence, one region contains:
- the LOC119985609 gene encoding uncharacterized protein LOC119985609, whose protein sequence is MADEANTSQKKFYSETIINDNGFAAYRRRNDGKSIKKQGVHLDNKFTVPYNKGLLLKYQAHINVEWCNCSRSIKYLFKYINKGPDRTRALLQENIQSIDNSPSENSEIVDEIKMYLDCRYIYAYESCWRIFEYDIHSKYPTVLNLTIHLPAMNNIIFRGDVEIDTVLRQPGIEKTMLTEWLFTNTIAPDTRQLTYVEFPSSWRWDASKKIWFRRARGHCIGRISYVHPSVGEFYYLRMLLTYVKGPTSFAEIWTVNAIVYPTFKEACNAMGLTGNDQEWHDALNEASNWATSHELRTLFVTLHLFCEDHILKIKYYLSWKHYYPKMLREEADNMFSKLNVEQRTIYDVVLAVVYRDCGGVASLLLPGGKTAHSPINILDQSTCHIKQGTQLAELLRKTSLIVWDEALMTHHKFCQSYQKVLRFDTINACITKSYLWKHYQVFVLTQNMRLSTQGLSTHEREELRSFSKWLLDIGEGKEQAFKMNKEEEYPSWIKIPQNLQVPPKQGEIEDITSKVYDDLSLFYPDPAYLKERVVITGTNEVVDLINSYVLSLIPTNLKIYLSFNSIGKEGNTFDDSNVLYPSDFLNLLKFNGIPNHELELKIHSPIMLLRNINQSSGLCNGTRLLVTRLGDRVIKANIITGSHIGARVYIPRIIMSTTEAKWPFVMKRRHFLVRLCYAMTINKSQGQTLKKLDLYLPRPLFSHGQLYVALSQVIKVFESSFVKMTKKKKLSSMNQNYGAYAIIATPSWSTRMQNYMSFDQNLGFDKPNNAKRAYLRLQYEEEHRNVYIIHDHQLHLPSKEYQEIDKVTKNIIMLQISILTNPKGEKKPNFYLSEIKEIYQTVETLYHKLLQQFQDIMQHQNIQQEAEQEANTDTMT, encoded by the exons ATGGCAGATGAAGCAAACacttcccaaaaaaaattctattcTGAGACTATTATTAATGACAATGGTTTTGCTGCTTATAGAAGACGCAATGACGGTAAATCTATTAAGAAACAAGGAGTACACCTCGACAATAAATTCACTGTTCCATATAATAAGGGGTTGTTGTTGAAATACCAAGCACACATCAATGTAGAGTGGTGCAATTGTTCAAGATCGATTAAATATCTATTTAAATACATTAACAAAGGACCGGATAGGACAAGAGCACTTCTACAAGAAAACATACAAAGTATAGACAATTCACCATCTGAGAATTCAGAAATTGTTGATGAGATCAAGATGTATCTTGATTGCAGGTACATATATGCTTATGAATCATGTTGGAGGATTTTTGAGTATGATATTCATTCCAAATACCCTACTGTCCTCAATTTGACTATACACCTACCTGCAATGAACAATATTATCTTCAGAGGAGATGTTGAGATAGACACGGTGTTGAGACAACCAGGAATAGAAAAAACAATGTTGACGGAGTGGTTATTTACAAATACAATTGCTCCTGATACACGTCAATTAACATATGTTGAATTCCCATCTTCTTGGAGGTGGGATGCATCGAAAAAAATATGGTTTCGCAGAGCAAGGGGTCATTGTATTGGTAGAATATCATATGTTCACCCCTCTGTAGGAGAGTTTTACTATCTAAGGATGTTACTTACATATGTCAAAGGCCCCACAAGCTTTGCTGAAATATGGACAGTAAATGCCATTGTTTACCCAACATTTAAGGAGGCATGtaatgcaatgggtttaacaggAAACGATCAAGAGTGGCACGATGCTCTTAACGAAGCTTCAAATTGGGCTACATCCCATGAATTGAGAACTTTATTTGTGACTTTACATCTATTTTGTGAA GATCACATATTAAAGATCAAGTACTACTTGAGTTGGAAACACTACTATCCAAAAATG CTTAGAGAAGAAGCTGATAAtatgtttagtaagttaaatGTAGAGCAAAGAACAATATATGATGTAGTTTTGGCTGTTGTATATAGGGATTGTGGAG GTGTTGCCTCTTTATTATTACCAGGAGGAAAGACTGCTCATTCACCAATAAATATCCTTGATCAATCAACCTGCCATATCAAGCAAGGAACACAACTTGCTGAACTTTTGAGAAAAACAAGCCTTATAGTATGGGATGAGGCACTTATGACTCACC ACAAATTCTGCCAGTCGTACCAAAAGGTTCTGAGATTTGATACAATTAATGCATGCATTACTAAATCTTATCTGTGGAAACACTACCAAGTATTTGTATTGACCCAAAATATGAGATTGTCTACACAGGGACTATCAACTCATGAAAGAGAAGAGTTACGTTCATTTTCAAAATGGCTGCTAGATATTGGTGAGGGAAAGGAACAGGCTTTTAAAATGAATAAAGAAGAGGAATACCCAAGCTGGATAAAAATACCTCAAAATCTCCAAGTTCCTCCAAAACAAGGAGAAATAGAAGACATCACATCTAAAGTTTATGATGATTTGTCATTGTTTTACCCTGATCCTGCATACTTAAAAGAGAGAGTTGTTATCACAGGAACAAATGAAGTTGTGGATTTGATCAACTCTTATGTTCTTTCATTGATACCTACTAACTTAAAGATATATCTCAGCTTTAATTCCATTGGTAAAGAAGGTAATACCTTCGATGACTCTAATGTGTTGTATCCTTCCGATTTTTTAAATTTGCTTAAGTTCAATGGAATTCCCAATCATGAGCTAGAACTGAAAATCCATTCACCTATTATGTTGTTACGCAATATCAATCAAAGTAGTGGATTATGCAACGGCACAAGATTATTAGTCACTAGACTTGGAGATCGAGTTATTAAGGCCAATATTATAACTGGTAGCCACATTGGTGCTAGAGTATACATTCCAAGGATAATAATGTCAACAACAGAAGCAAAATGGCCATTTGTCATGAAAAGAAGACACTTTCTTGTACGATTGTGCTACGCAATGACGATTAACAAGAGTCAAGGCCAAACCTTAAAGAAATTGGATCTCTACCTTCCTAGGCCACTTTTCTCACATGGTCAACTATATGTCGCTTTATCACAAGTTATAAAGGTGTTCGAATCCTCATTCGTAAAAATGACGAAGAAGAAA AAACTGTCATCCATGAATCa GAATTATGGAGCATATGCCATTATCGCAACTCCAAGTTGGTCAACAAGGATGCAAAATTATATGTCGTTTGATCAGAATTTGGGATTCGACAAACCCAACAATGCAAAACGAGCTTAT CTTCGCCTCCAATATGAAGAAGAACACAGGAATGTCTACATCATTCATGACCACCAACTTCATTTACCTTCCAAGGAATACCAAGAAATAGACAAAGTGACGAAAAACATCATTATGCTCCAAATATCAATCCTTACAAATCCCAAAGGAGAAAAGAAACCAAATTTCTACCTATCAGAGATTAAAGAAATTTATCAAACCGTCGAGACTCTGTATCACAAGCTTCTGCAACAATTTCAAGACATCATGCAACACCAAAACATACAGCAAGAGGCAGAACAAGAAGCTAATACAGACACAATGACGTAG